The following are from one region of the Ananas comosus cultivar F153 linkage group 20, ASM154086v1, whole genome shotgun sequence genome:
- the LOC109726074 gene encoding uncharacterized protein LOC109726074, with translation MTASNPLANILDTNRLTGPNFTNWPRNLRIVLNSEKLAYVLDTETRAVPENPTAQQRAARNKWTDDNIKVKCYMLASMSIELQRQHEHMESVADILLYLKELYDEQSRTARYEVSKRLFRAKMSDGLSQSIIIA, from the coding sequence ATGACTGCATCTAACCCACTTGCCAACATACTTGATACTAATCGCTTAACTGGACCAAATTTCACCAATTGGCCGAGGAATTTGAGAATTGTTCTCAATTCTGAAAAATTAGCCTACGTGTTGGACACAGAGACCCGAGCGGTGCCCGAAAATCCAACAGCTCAGCAAAGAGCTGCAAGAAATAAATGGACCGATGACAATATAAAGGTAAAATGTTACATGCTAGCGTCTATGAGCATTGAGTTGCAACGCCAGCATGAGCACATGGAGAGTGTTGCTGATATTTTGCTCTATCTCAAGGAGTTGTATGATGAGCAAAGTCGAACAGCCCGCTACGAGGTGTCGAAGCGACTGTTCAGGGCTAAGATGTCTGATGGTCTCAGTCAGTCAATAATCATTGCTTAG